Proteins encoded by one window of Musa acuminata AAA Group cultivar baxijiao chromosome BXJ2-9, Cavendish_Baxijiao_AAA, whole genome shotgun sequence:
- the LOC103997392 gene encoding probable apyrase 6 isoform X2: MRRSNARPPAVEPEPSHTMSASKPHQLRHLSVSSRLSFLSPSNSKHHRRADGCGRRCAVIALAAVFLCLFIVTRGPDSRKYAIILDGGSTGTRIHVFAYRIGWGSMPTLDLGLTASMKVSPGLSSYAADPENAGQSLVELLEFAKERVPGELWEDTEVRLMATAGLRLLDVAVVERILESCRKVLWSSGFQFQHDWAAVISGSDEGIYAWVAANYALGSLGGEPKKTTGIFELGGASIQATFVSSEPLAPELSHVLQFGKITYNLYSNSFLYLGQNVAYDSLHNLLSSGDLRSSFIQEETYIDPCIPRGYMRGGGPGKLSTSLLNSKTTYRSSRAIGNFSECRLAALKLLEKEKEKCLSQICHFRLTSMPKLQGRFLATENFFHTSKFLGLGPTPLLSDLIMAGEQFCGEDWLRLKRKYDTYDEEDLLRFCFSTAYIVALLHDTLGFPMDDGRVVFANQVGNIPLDWALGAFITQKALRPSAESSDWIFAVLGEDPSAFFYLFVSIMLIFTAWSVLKWMKPKLKIIYDLERGRYILTPVNR, translated from the exons ATGCGACGATCGAATGCTCGACCGCCGGCAGTCGAGCCCGAGCCCTCGCACACGATGAGCGCCTCCAAGCCCCATCAACTCCGCCATTTGTCCGTATCCTCCCGCCTCTCCTTCTTATCTCCCTCGAATTCCAAGCACCACCGCCGTGCCGACGGCTGTGGCCGCCGCTGCGCCGTCATCGCCCTTGCGGCCGTCTTCCTATGTCTCTTCATCGTCACAAGAGGCCCTGATTCTCGCAAATATGCGATAATTTTGGATGGCGGGAGCACCGGGACTCGGATCCACGTATTCGCCTACAGGATCGGATGGGGATCGATGCCGACGCTCGATCTTGGCCTGACGGCGTCGATGAAAGTCTCCCCAGGGCTGTCGTCGTACGCAGCGGACCCAGAGAACGCGGGGCAGTCTCTGGTGGAGCTGCTGGAGTTTGCGAAGGAGAGAGTTCCAGGGGAACTGTGGGAGGATACGGAGGTACGACTCATGGCAACGGCAGGGTTGAGGTTGCTCGATGTAGCAGTTGTGGAGAGGATACTGGAGTCTTGCAGAAAGGTCCTGTGGTCTTCGGGCTTCCAATTCCAGCATGATTGGGCAGCTGTGATCTCAG GTTCTGATGAAGGCATCTATGCATGGGTTGCAGCTAACTATGCTCTGGGTAGTTTAGGAGGTGAACCTAAGAAAACTACTGGGATATTTGAACTAGGAGGAGCTTCCATTCAG GCAACCTTTGTTTCAAGTGAACCTTTGGCCCCAGAGCTCTCACATGTCCTTCAGTTTGGAAAAATTACATATAACCTTTACAGCAATAGCTTCCTGTATCTCGGTCAG AATGTGGCTTATGACTCACTTCATAACTTGCTTAGCTCAGGAGACCTTAGATCAT CTTTTATCCAGGAAGAAACCTATATAGATCCTTGTATTCCCAGAGGATATATGCGTGGTGGGGGACCAGGAAAGCTTTCTACCAGTCTCCTCAATTCAAAGACCACATATAGGTCTTCTCGTGCAATTGGTAACTTCTCCGAATGTAGACTAGCTGCATTGAAGCTTCTAGAGAAGGAAAAAG AAAAATGCTTATCCCAGATCTGCCATTTTCGGCTGACATCTATGCCTAAGTTGCAAGGGAGATTTTTGGCAACTGAGAATTTCTTTCATACTTCAAAG TTCTTGGGCTTGGGACCAACACCATTACTATCTGATTTGATAATGGCTGGGGAACAATTTTGCGGTGAAGATTGGCTGAGACTCAAAAGGAAATATGATACTTATGACGAGGAAGATCTCTTGAGGTTTTGCTTTTCTACAGCATATATTGTGGCTCTACTACATGACACTTTAGGATTTCCTATGGATGATGGAAG GGTTGTTTTCGCAAACCAGGTTGGTAACATACCACTTGACTGGGCATTGGGTGCTTTCATAACGCAAAAAGCATTAAGACCAAGTGCAGAGAGCTCTGATTGGATCTTTGCTGTATTAGGCGAAGACCCATCGGCGTTCTTCTATCTATTCGTCTCCATTATGCTAATCTTTACAGCATGGTCTGTGTTGAAATGGATGAAACCAAAGCTGAAGATTATATACGACCTGGAGAGAGGCCGTTACATCCTAACTCCTGTGAACCGATGA
- the LOC135622819 gene encoding uncharacterized protein LOC135622819 — MAVSDVRILRPLVHLLVPLFIHWIAEEMTVSVLVDVTTGALCPGERSCAEAIYITGLQQTVVGVFKMVVLPILGQLADEYGRKPLLLITISTSIVPFAILAWDDSRAAVYWYFVLRTISYIISQGSILCISIAYAADVIEVRKRSAAFGWITGLFSAAHVLGNILARFLPEGWIFEVSICLLVCSTLYLKIFLVETVMVSPRQSENRSCSSIVLKVFVERWYSMKDNIFVINSSATLKCISSISFFYELGMSGISSVLLYYLKSAFGFNKNQFSEILLMVSFGSIFSQILVLPLINPLMGEKGVLLIALGASIAYGMLYGLAWAPWVPYLSASFGVIYVLVKPSTYAIISKAAISSDQGKAQGLIAGVQSVASFLSPLVMSPLTSLFISGKAPFNCKGFSILVASVSLIISLAHACLLNSENPDKPPEHETSQCGDETVEAPLLAQS; from the exons ATGGCGGTGAGTGATGTCAGGATCTTGAGGCCGTTGGTTCACTTGTTGGTGCCGTTGTTTATCCATTGGATCGCCGAGGAGATGACGGTGTCTGTGCTGGTGGATGTCACCACCGGAGCCCTCTGCCCCGGCGAGAGGTCCTGTGCCGAGGCCATCTACATCACCGGCCTCCAACAGACG GTTGTTGGAGTATTTAAAATGGTGGTGCTTCCTATTTTGGGCCAGCTAGCGGATGAATATGGGCGTAAACCGCTGCTTCTCATTACTATTTCTACATCTATAGTCCCATTTG CCATACTTGCTTGGGATGATTCCAGGGCAGCTGTCTATTGGTATTTTGTACTTCGCACAATATCATATATCATAAGTCAAGGAAGCATATTATGCATATCAATTGCTTATGCG GCTGATGTAATTGAGGTCAGAAAGAGATCTGCTGCATTTGGATGGATTACTGGACTTTTCTCTGCTGCACATGTACTGGGAAATATCCTGGCTCGCTTTCTACCTGAAGGGTGGATATTTGAG GTGTCAATATGTTTGTTGGTTTGTTCCACACtgtacttgaaaatatttctggtCGAGACGGTCATGGTGTCTCCAAGACAAAGTGAAAACAGATCGTGTTCATCCATTGTTCTCAAAGTCTTCGTGGAACGTTGGTATTCgatgaaagataatatttttgttattaaTAGTAG TGCAACTCTCAAGTGCATCTCATCCATTTCCTTCTTCTATGAGTTGGGGATGTCTGGCATAAGCAGTGTTTTACTG TACTATTTGAAGTCAGCTTTTGGTTTCAACAAAAACCAGTTCTCGGAAATTCTACTGATGGTTAGCTTTGGGTCTATATTTTCCCAG ATCTTGGTTCTTCCACTTATCAATCCTCTTATGGGAGAAAAGGGTGTACTTCTAATTGCTTTGGGTGCTTCAATTGCTTAT GGTATGCTTTATGGCTTGGCATGGGCGCCTTGG GTTCCTTATCTTAGTGCTTCATTTGGAGTCATCTATGTCCTTGTTAAACCATCG ACATACGCCATCATCTCAAAAGCAGCTATTTCAAGTGATCAG GGGAAGGCACAAGGACTTATTGCAGGTGTGCAGTCAGTTGCAAGCTTTCTATCACCTCTTGTAATGAGTCCACTAACat CTCTGTTCATTTCGGGCAAGGCCCCTTTTAATTGCAAAGGTTTCAGCATTCTGGTTGCCTCAGTTTCTTTG ATCATCTCATTGGCCCATGCTTGTCTGCTTAACTCGGAGAATCCAGATAAACCACCTGAACATGAGACTAGCCAGTGCGGGGATGAAACTGTAGAAGCACCTCTTCTGGCACAGTCTTAA
- the LOC135622818 gene encoding protein ADP-ribosyltransferase PARP3-like isoform X2 — translation MKVHETRSHTRSSAEEEGKIGKGKQKAENGGRDGEQQQASKNKKAKVEGENRDANGKPAVDVAVEFEEFCKATRQHLSINEMRRILEANEQDPSGSDDAVVPRCQDMMFYGPLEKCPVCRNQVDCSGSNYLCRGAYSEWSTCIYTTTDARRRDQPLMIPEGIGDETVKEWIKKQESRIYPRRELTSSNKPFAGLVISLSGRLSRTHQTWREEIEKHGGKVSNNIIGANCLVVSPAERERGGSSRVAEAMERNIAVVSENWLIDSIQKQQAQPLDAYDVVSDLIPEGRGIPWDKMDPNEEALESLTAELKLYGKRCVYKDSMLQEQGGFIFEKDGILYNCAFSLCDLGRGINEYCVLQLIQVPEKNVHLYYKKGRVGDDPKADERVEEWNNVDDALKEFVRLFKEVTGNEFETWEREKKFQKMPLKFYPIDMDDGIDVRHGGLSARQLGVAAAHCKLEPLVAKFMKVLCSQEIYRYAMMEMGYDCPDLPVGMVTDLHLERCEEELLNFREDIKKAPDSSDKANVLWLDFTNKWFTLMHSVRPFIMKNFQELTVHVAAGLECIRDINVASRLVGDMSGATVDDPLSDRYGRLGCSVAPLDKESDDHKMILKYLETTYEPIKVGDVTYGVSVENIFAVESGAGPSYEEVKKLPNKILLWCGTRSSSLIRHLQKGLLPSVCQIPAPGYMMHRLRPLDTDSPQLTGQMGSCSWPWFPWESR, via the exons ATGAAG GTTCATGAGACAAGGTCCCATACACGCAGTTCCGCCGAGGAGGAAGGCAAGATCGGGAAAGGGAAACAGAAGGCGGAGAACGGAGGGCGAGATGGTGAACAGCAGCAGGCATCTAAAAATAAGAAGGCGAAGGTCGAGGGGGAGAATCGAGATGCAAACGGCAAACCTGCAGTAGACGTTGCTGTCGAGTTTGAGGAGTTCTGCAAGGCTACGAGGCAGCATCTGTCGATAAACGAGATGCGCAGGATACTGGAAGCTAACGAGCAAGACCCTTCTGGTTCTGATGATGCAGTCGTCCCTCGATG CCAAGATATGATGTTCTATGGGCCCTTGGAGAAATGCCCGGTCTGCCGTAACCAGGTGGATTGCAGCGGGAGCAACTACCTATGCAGAGGGGCTTACAGCGAATGGAGCACCTGTATATACACCACCACCGACGCGCGGAGGAGAGATCAGCCGTTGATGATCCCCGAGGGGATTGGAGATGAGACGGTTAAGGAG TGGATCAAGAAACAAGAATCGAGAATCTACCCTCGCCGGGAGTTGACTTCGTCGAATAAGCCTTTTGCTGGATTGGTGATCTCCCTCTCCGGTCGTCTGTCTCGAACACAT CAAACATGGAGGGAGGAAATTGAGAAGCATGGCGGAAAGGTCTCTAATAACATTATTG GTGCCAATTGCTTGGTTGTGTCCCCTGCGGAACGTGAAAGAGGAGGTTCATCCAGAGTGGCGGAGGCAAT GGAAAGGAACATTGCTGTGGTGAGTGAAAACTGGTTGATAGATAGCATCCAGAAGCAGCAGGCGCAGCCCCTCGATGCCTACGACGTCGTCTCTGATCTTATCCCCGAGGGAAGGGGAATTCCATGGGACAAAATGGACCCGAACGAAGAAGCTCTCGAATCTTTGACGGCAGAA CTCAAGCTGTATGGAAAGAGGTGTGTCTACAAGGATAGCATGTTGCAGGAGCAAGGAGGGTTCATATTTGAGAAGGATGGAATCTTATACAACTGTGCGTTCTCCCTTTGTGATCTGGGGAGGGGAATCAACGA ATATTGCGTCTTGCAGCTGATTCAGGTTCCTGAGAAAAACGTGCATCTGTACTATAAGAAGGGCCGAGTAGGAGACGACCCCAAGGCAGATGAGAGGGTCGAGGAGTGGAACAACGTGGATGATGCGCTGAAAGAGTTTGTTCGCCTCTTCAAAGAGGTCACAGGGAACGAGTTTGAGACATGGGAGAGGGAGAAGAAGTTCCAGAAAATGCCTCTCAAGTTCTATCCTATCGACATG GACGATGGTATTGATGTGAGACACGGGGGATTGAGTGCTCGGCAGCTGGGTGTTGCAGCTGCTCACTGTAAGCTGGAGCCACTGGTGGCGAAGTTTATGAAGGTCTTGTGCAGCCAGGAGATCTACAG ATATGCAATGATGGAAATGGGATATGATTGTCCAGACCTACCCGTGGGAATGGTCACCGATCTGCATCTAGAAAGAT GTGAGGAGGAGCTGCTCAATTTCAGAGAGGACATCAAGAAAGCACCTGATTCGAGCGACAAGGCCAATGTCCTGTGGCTGGACTTCACCAACAAGTGGTTCACGCTCATGCACTCCGTCCGGCCGTTCATCATGAAGAATTTCCAGGAACTCACGGTTCAC gtggctgcaggactGGAGTGCATAAGGGACATCAACGTTGCGTCCCGCCTCGTCGGCGACATGTCTGGTGCGACCGTCGACGACCCACTTTCCGATCGCTACGGCAGACTCGGCTGCTCTGTGGCACCTCTGGACAAGGAATCAGACGACCACAAGATGATCCTCAAGTACCTCGAGACCACATACGAGCCCATCAAAGTTGGAGACGTG ACGTACGGTGTATCCGTGGAGAACATATTTGCCGTCGAATCGGGCGCTGGTCCTTCGTACGAGGAAGTGAAGAAGCTGCCAAACAAGATCTTGTTGTGGTGTG GAACGAGGAGTTCTAGTTTGATTAGGCATTTACAGAAAGGACTGCTCCCATCAGTATGTCAAATACCAGCGCCTGGATACATG ATGCATCGGCTGAGGCCGCTAGATACGGATTCACCGCAGTTGACAGGCCAGATGGGTTCTTGCTCTTGGCCGTGGTTTCCCTGGGAGAGCAGATAA
- the LOC103997392 gene encoding probable apyrase 6 isoform X1, whose product MRRSNARPPAVEPEPSHTMSASKPHQLRHLSVSSRLSFLSPSNSKHHRRADGCGRRCAVIALAAVFLCLFIVTRGPDSRKYAIILDGGSTGTRIHVFAYRIGWGSMPTLDLGLTASMKVSPGLSSYAADPENAGQSLVELLEFAKERVPGELWEDTEVRLMATAGLRLLDVAVVERILESCRKVLWSSGFQFQHDWAAVISGSDEGIYAWVAANYALGSLGGEPKKTTGIFELGGASIQATFVSSEPLAPELSHVLQFGKITYNLYSNSFLYLGQNVAYDSLHNLLSSGDLRSSAAFIQEETYIDPCIPRGYMRGGGPGKLSTSLLNSKTTYRSSRAIGNFSECRLAALKLLEKEKEKCLSQICHFRLTSMPKLQGRFLATENFFHTSKFLGLGPTPLLSDLIMAGEQFCGEDWLRLKRKYDTYDEEDLLRFCFSTAYIVALLHDTLGFPMDDGRVVFANQVGNIPLDWALGAFITQKALRPSAESSDWIFAVLGEDPSAFFYLFVSIMLIFTAWSVLKWMKPKLKIIYDLERGRYILTPVNR is encoded by the exons ATGCGACGATCGAATGCTCGACCGCCGGCAGTCGAGCCCGAGCCCTCGCACACGATGAGCGCCTCCAAGCCCCATCAACTCCGCCATTTGTCCGTATCCTCCCGCCTCTCCTTCTTATCTCCCTCGAATTCCAAGCACCACCGCCGTGCCGACGGCTGTGGCCGCCGCTGCGCCGTCATCGCCCTTGCGGCCGTCTTCCTATGTCTCTTCATCGTCACAAGAGGCCCTGATTCTCGCAAATATGCGATAATTTTGGATGGCGGGAGCACCGGGACTCGGATCCACGTATTCGCCTACAGGATCGGATGGGGATCGATGCCGACGCTCGATCTTGGCCTGACGGCGTCGATGAAAGTCTCCCCAGGGCTGTCGTCGTACGCAGCGGACCCAGAGAACGCGGGGCAGTCTCTGGTGGAGCTGCTGGAGTTTGCGAAGGAGAGAGTTCCAGGGGAACTGTGGGAGGATACGGAGGTACGACTCATGGCAACGGCAGGGTTGAGGTTGCTCGATGTAGCAGTTGTGGAGAGGATACTGGAGTCTTGCAGAAAGGTCCTGTGGTCTTCGGGCTTCCAATTCCAGCATGATTGGGCAGCTGTGATCTCAG GTTCTGATGAAGGCATCTATGCATGGGTTGCAGCTAACTATGCTCTGGGTAGTTTAGGAGGTGAACCTAAGAAAACTACTGGGATATTTGAACTAGGAGGAGCTTCCATTCAG GCAACCTTTGTTTCAAGTGAACCTTTGGCCCCAGAGCTCTCACATGTCCTTCAGTTTGGAAAAATTACATATAACCTTTACAGCAATAGCTTCCTGTATCTCGGTCAG AATGTGGCTTATGACTCACTTCATAACTTGCTTAGCTCAGGAGACCTTAGATCAT CTGCAGCTTTTATCCAGGAAGAAACCTATATAGATCCTTGTATTCCCAGAGGATATATGCGTGGTGGGGGACCAGGAAAGCTTTCTACCAGTCTCCTCAATTCAAAGACCACATATAGGTCTTCTCGTGCAATTGGTAACTTCTCCGAATGTAGACTAGCTGCATTGAAGCTTCTAGAGAAGGAAAAAG AAAAATGCTTATCCCAGATCTGCCATTTTCGGCTGACATCTATGCCTAAGTTGCAAGGGAGATTTTTGGCAACTGAGAATTTCTTTCATACTTCAAAG TTCTTGGGCTTGGGACCAACACCATTACTATCTGATTTGATAATGGCTGGGGAACAATTTTGCGGTGAAGATTGGCTGAGACTCAAAAGGAAATATGATACTTATGACGAGGAAGATCTCTTGAGGTTTTGCTTTTCTACAGCATATATTGTGGCTCTACTACATGACACTTTAGGATTTCCTATGGATGATGGAAG GGTTGTTTTCGCAAACCAGGTTGGTAACATACCACTTGACTGGGCATTGGGTGCTTTCATAACGCAAAAAGCATTAAGACCAAGTGCAGAGAGCTCTGATTGGATCTTTGCTGTATTAGGCGAAGACCCATCGGCGTTCTTCTATCTATTCGTCTCCATTATGCTAATCTTTACAGCATGGTCTGTGTTGAAATGGATGAAACCAAAGCTGAAGATTATATACGACCTGGAGAGAGGCCGTTACATCCTAACTCCTGTGAACCGATGA
- the LOC135622818 gene encoding protein ADP-ribosyltransferase PARP3-like isoform X1, which yields MKVHETRSHTRSSAEEEGKIGKGKQKAENGGRDGEQQQASKNKKAKVEGENRDANGKPAVDVAVEFEEFCKATRQHLSINEMRRILEANEQDPSGSDDAVVPRCQDMMFYGPLEKCPVCRNQVDCSGSNYLCRGAYSEWSTCIYTTTDARRRDQPLMIPEGIGDETVKEWIKKQESRIYPRRELTSSNKPFAGLVISLSGRLSRTHQTWREEIEKHGGKVSNNIIGANCLVVSPAERERGGSSRVAEAMERNIAVVSENWLIDSIQKQQAQPLDAYDVVSDLIPEGRGIPWDKMDPNEEALESLTAELKLYGKRCVYKDSMLQEQGGFIFEKDGILYNCAFSLCDLGRGINEYCVLQLIQVPEKNVHLYYKKGRVGDDPKADERVEEWNNVDDALKEFVRLFKEVTGNEFETWEREKKFQKMPLKFYPIDMDDGIDVRHGGLSARQLGVAAAHCKLEPLVAKFMKVLCSQEIYRYAMMEMGYDCPDLPVGMVTDLHLERCEEELLNFREDIKKAPDSSDKANVLWLDFTNKWFTLMHSVRPFIMKNFQELTVHVAAGLECIRDINVASRLVGDMSGATVDDPLSDRYGRLGCSVAPLDKESDDHKMILKYLETTYEPIKVGDVTYGVSVENIFAVESGAGPSYEEVKKLPNKILLWCGTRSSSLIRHLQKGLLPSVCQIPAPGYMFGKAIVCSDASAEAARYGFTAVDRPDGFLLLAVVSLGEQITEMSTAPDDTKELEEEKVSVKGLGRKKPDGSQHFKWVDDVKVPCGRLVASEHTDRPLEYNEYAVYDPRQVCMRFVVAVKYEEQNVVMGEE from the exons ATGAAG GTTCATGAGACAAGGTCCCATACACGCAGTTCCGCCGAGGAGGAAGGCAAGATCGGGAAAGGGAAACAGAAGGCGGAGAACGGAGGGCGAGATGGTGAACAGCAGCAGGCATCTAAAAATAAGAAGGCGAAGGTCGAGGGGGAGAATCGAGATGCAAACGGCAAACCTGCAGTAGACGTTGCTGTCGAGTTTGAGGAGTTCTGCAAGGCTACGAGGCAGCATCTGTCGATAAACGAGATGCGCAGGATACTGGAAGCTAACGAGCAAGACCCTTCTGGTTCTGATGATGCAGTCGTCCCTCGATG CCAAGATATGATGTTCTATGGGCCCTTGGAGAAATGCCCGGTCTGCCGTAACCAGGTGGATTGCAGCGGGAGCAACTACCTATGCAGAGGGGCTTACAGCGAATGGAGCACCTGTATATACACCACCACCGACGCGCGGAGGAGAGATCAGCCGTTGATGATCCCCGAGGGGATTGGAGATGAGACGGTTAAGGAG TGGATCAAGAAACAAGAATCGAGAATCTACCCTCGCCGGGAGTTGACTTCGTCGAATAAGCCTTTTGCTGGATTGGTGATCTCCCTCTCCGGTCGTCTGTCTCGAACACAT CAAACATGGAGGGAGGAAATTGAGAAGCATGGCGGAAAGGTCTCTAATAACATTATTG GTGCCAATTGCTTGGTTGTGTCCCCTGCGGAACGTGAAAGAGGAGGTTCATCCAGAGTGGCGGAGGCAAT GGAAAGGAACATTGCTGTGGTGAGTGAAAACTGGTTGATAGATAGCATCCAGAAGCAGCAGGCGCAGCCCCTCGATGCCTACGACGTCGTCTCTGATCTTATCCCCGAGGGAAGGGGAATTCCATGGGACAAAATGGACCCGAACGAAGAAGCTCTCGAATCTTTGACGGCAGAA CTCAAGCTGTATGGAAAGAGGTGTGTCTACAAGGATAGCATGTTGCAGGAGCAAGGAGGGTTCATATTTGAGAAGGATGGAATCTTATACAACTGTGCGTTCTCCCTTTGTGATCTGGGGAGGGGAATCAACGA ATATTGCGTCTTGCAGCTGATTCAGGTTCCTGAGAAAAACGTGCATCTGTACTATAAGAAGGGCCGAGTAGGAGACGACCCCAAGGCAGATGAGAGGGTCGAGGAGTGGAACAACGTGGATGATGCGCTGAAAGAGTTTGTTCGCCTCTTCAAAGAGGTCACAGGGAACGAGTTTGAGACATGGGAGAGGGAGAAGAAGTTCCAGAAAATGCCTCTCAAGTTCTATCCTATCGACATG GACGATGGTATTGATGTGAGACACGGGGGATTGAGTGCTCGGCAGCTGGGTGTTGCAGCTGCTCACTGTAAGCTGGAGCCACTGGTGGCGAAGTTTATGAAGGTCTTGTGCAGCCAGGAGATCTACAG ATATGCAATGATGGAAATGGGATATGATTGTCCAGACCTACCCGTGGGAATGGTCACCGATCTGCATCTAGAAAGAT GTGAGGAGGAGCTGCTCAATTTCAGAGAGGACATCAAGAAAGCACCTGATTCGAGCGACAAGGCCAATGTCCTGTGGCTGGACTTCACCAACAAGTGGTTCACGCTCATGCACTCCGTCCGGCCGTTCATCATGAAGAATTTCCAGGAACTCACGGTTCAC gtggctgcaggactGGAGTGCATAAGGGACATCAACGTTGCGTCCCGCCTCGTCGGCGACATGTCTGGTGCGACCGTCGACGACCCACTTTCCGATCGCTACGGCAGACTCGGCTGCTCTGTGGCACCTCTGGACAAGGAATCAGACGACCACAAGATGATCCTCAAGTACCTCGAGACCACATACGAGCCCATCAAAGTTGGAGACGTG ACGTACGGTGTATCCGTGGAGAACATATTTGCCGTCGAATCGGGCGCTGGTCCTTCGTACGAGGAAGTGAAGAAGCTGCCAAACAAGATCTTGTTGTGGTGTG GAACGAGGAGTTCTAGTTTGATTAGGCATTTACAGAAAGGACTGCTCCCATCAGTATGTCAAATACCAGCGCCTGGATACATG TTTGGAAAAGCGATTGTTTGCTCAGATGCATCGGCTGAGGCCGCTAGATACGGATTCACCGCAGTTGACAGGCCAGATGGGTTCTTGCTCTTGGCCGTGGTTTCCCTGGGAGAGCAGATAACTGAGATGTCTACTGCACCAGAT GACACGAAGGAACTGGAGGAGGAGAAGGTAAGCGTAAAAGGACTCGGCAGGAAGAAGCCCGATGGGTCGCAGCACTTCAAGTGGGTGGACGACGTGAAGGTGCCTTGCGGACGTTTAGTTGCGTCCGAGCACACCGATAGGCCGCTCGAGTATAACGAGTACGCTGTTTACGATCCGAGACAG GTGTGCATGCGATTCGTGGTTGCCGTGAAGTACGAGGAGCAGAACGTGGTGATGGGTGAGGAATGA
- the LOC135621924 gene encoding stress-response A/B barrel domain-containing protein At5g22580-like, with translation MGSIRHLVLAKFKDEAAVEELLQGLQKLVSEIDVVKSFEWGEDVLKDERLGQGFTHAFLLTFGSAEDLATYIKHPSHVAFGKAFRAAIDKILAIDFPVVTNKISA, from the exons ATGGGGAGCATTAGGCATCTCGTTCTGGCCAAGTTCAAGGACGAGGCGGCGGTGGAAGAGCTGCTGCAAGGTTTGCAGAAGCTCGTCTCGGAGATAGACGTCGTCAAATCCTTTGAATG GGGAGAGGACGTGCTCAAGGACGAGAGGCTCGGCCAAGGCTTCACTCATGCGTTCCTCTTGACCTTCGGGAGTGCCGAAGACCTTGCCACCTACATAAAGCACCCCAGCCATGTGGCATTCGGGAAGGCATTCCGTGCAGCCATTGACAAGATCCTGGCCATCGATTTCCCGGTGGTCACCAACAAGATTAGTGCTTGA